The following coding sequences are from one Helicoverpa zea isolate HzStark_Cry1AcR chromosome 4, ilHelZeax1.1, whole genome shotgun sequence window:
- the LOC124629648 gene encoding transmembrane protein 62-like has translation MVLSKSTVWILCVLLLVSIFMANLLNIIATDHNFYIENENEGINFTKYLGEKYGKITDTTEKLIWFLQISDIHISIFRDPGRISQFQQFCDNTVKIINPAIVLATGDLTDAKAKDNLGSSQVKKEWIYYHNIVKESGVTETTVWLDIRGNHDNFNIRTINDQENYFRNYSVQGLEHAKSYVHFQETNGVNVAFLGIDACPDPGLRRPFNFIGILDATEQQTVQKLKAEAESKADHIVWFGHYPTSCILSLEHEGQKIDLRQLIGSSFGSQVYVCGHLHSMGGLVPRMYTKQKKGYLELELGDWKDNRMYRLAAIDHGIFSFVDQKHNVWPLVLVTNPKHARYTMPGREPLHLIPDSSHIRILAFSDVDVKTVQISFDQISWMACRHTQGPLYVCQWLPHLFKKGISYLYVKVKDELEKEAFVEHPFTLDGSVMSFEISPRILLMLDAGVVFQAIFATLLMANVLPLVILRMQKFPPRYRRRFGRHVLRRLWLLSKIDRIFYPIVLYAVYIPFGPWAIGELIDGYVGAIFAWGILIKGAFLPEPFTYMYGSVQLMFVQIPLVFVLAHCLDHRLFGHNVRGIRRLIKNLPFVFLLSIQLLLAYFFWLEYGTMSFIFGPLRTWSIALSILLWYKTLNLPVEYCRNLTKMTEVPS, from the exons atgGTTCTTTCGAAAAGTACTGTGTGGATTTTATGTGTTCTATTACTGGTATCGATCTTTATGGCGAATTTGTTAAATATAATCGCTACGGaccataatttttatattgaaaatgaaaatgaaggCATAAACTTTACCAAGTATTTAGGTGAGAAGTATGGAAAAATAACAGATACTACTGAGAAATTAATTTGGTTTCTTCAG ATTTCAGATATACATATCAGTATTTTTCGAGATCCTGGCAGGATATCACAGTTTCAACAGTTTTGTGACAATACCGTGAAGATAATTAACCCTGCCATTGTTTTGGCCACGGGCGACTTGACCGATGCTAAAGCCAAAGATAACTTGGGCAGTTCCCAAGTGAAGAAAGAATGGATATACTATCATAACATAGTGAAGGAGTCAGGAGTGACTGAAACTACTGTCTGGTTAGACATAAGAGGAAATCAtg ATAACTTTAACATCAGAACAATAAATGATCAGGAGAATTATTTCCGGAACTATTCTGTACAAGGCCTGGAGCATGCTAAATCTTATGTGCATTTTCAAGAAACAAATGGTGTAAATGTAGcatttttggggatagatgcaTGTCCAGATCCAGGACTCAGGAgaccatttaattttattggcatTCTCGATGCTACAGAGCAGCAGACTGTACAAAAGCTAAAAGCAGAAGCTGAAAGCAAGGCTGATCATATTGTTTGGTTTGGACACTACCCTACCTCATGTATATTATCTTTAGAGCATGAAGGCCAAAAAATAGACTTGCGCCAACTCATTGGCAGTAGTTTTGGTTCACAGGTGTATGTTTGTGGGCACTTACATTCCATGGGAGGTTTGGTACCAAGAATGTACACAAAACAGAAGAAAGGTTATTTAGAGCTTGAGTTAGGAGATTGGAAAGACAACAGAATGTACAGATTGGCAGCTATAGATCATGGGATTTTCTCATTTGTTGATCAAAAGCACAATGTCTGGCCCCTTGTGCTGGTCACAAATCCTAAGCACGCCAGGTACACCATGCCTGGTAGAGAACCCTTACACTTAATACCTGACTCATCCCACATAAGAATACTTGCATTTAGTGATGTTGATGTTAAGACTGTTCAAATTTCCTTTGATCAAATCAGTTGGATGGCATGCAGGCACACCCAAGGACCACTTTACGTTTGTCAATGGCTGCCTCACTTATTTAAAAAGGGTATTAGCTATTTGTATGTGAAAGTTAAAGACGAATTAGAAAAAGAGGCTTTTGTAGAACATCCATTTACGTTGGATGGTAGTGTAATGAGTTTTGAAATATCACCCAGAATTTTGCTCATGTTGGATGCTGGTGTGGTG TTTCAGGCAATCTTCGCAACCCTTCTAATGGCAAATGTTTTACCATTGGTAATTTTAAGGATGCAAAAGTTTCCTCCAAGATACAGAAGAAGATTTGGCAGACATGTATTGAGAAGACTTTGGCTATTGAGTAAAATTGATAGAATATTTTATCCAATTGTGTTGTATGCAGTTTACATTCCCTTTGGACCTTGGGCTATTGGAGAGTTGATAGATGGCTATGTAGGAGCCATTTTCGCGTGGGGTATCCTGATAAAGGGTGCATTTTTGCCTGAACCCTTTACATATATGTATGGAAGCGTGCAGCTAATGTTTGTGCAAATACCCCTAGTATTTGTATTAGCCCACTGTTTAGACCATCGTCTATTTGGGCATAATGTGAGAGGAATTCGACGGCTGATAAAGAATTTGCCATTCGTTTTCCTATTGTCAATACAGTTGTTATTGGCATACTTCTTCTGGCTAGAGTATGGAACAATGTCTTTTATATTTGGGCCACTAAGGACGTGGAGTATTGCTTTAAGCATATTATTGTGGTATAAGACACTGAATTTACCTGTAGAGTATTGCAG AAACTTGACAAAGATGACAGAAGTACCATCATAG